Proteins encoded together in one Ipomoea triloba cultivar NCNSP0323 chromosome 4, ASM357664v1 window:
- the LOC116016780 gene encoding uncharacterized protein LOC116016780: MDQLDIDNVLEVPDTPNRQSSQNKDSGVVKKERNLSVETHSQQGKFSNEQPKNQLNAHGIGTRRLLIRPPRRINGSGHSGELDCHAMSSAFSVHDSPSSRNDLLLGRKDTGPPNHKGKHSFSVQFRKRENQMLNPELSSCKGGLVVNSTEQSRVALGLPGSSRVNEFKKGALSSGEFSYLKNMDNPSVSTNKVDKEKQIDVRSKVGVHVNHGERKESAHDAHHSSMKDSYAPVITLPRVVGKKRLVRNGCISPNNIAKAKQPVVKDHNGPITVEQNYTCSPLASSGSSKNPINVKDLVSEDHTSCSTKGSRYAKGKGVMVQPSILSEPNAESANASHRNIIDIDDEVNETTGTSQDTLRSFEEPGGWRSTRNRSQNRLLRRGNKNNSQNLGHYPMSEDLSSRRHAFAQPSSHMAVPLGEQSGHVDVHHSVVNSLGKRKKHGSTSINHGECSTSAFNDSDIMFVGPSKDVRSYRSDVNQNHRRRDTLVPTIEIDGSSPQARNHGSQGLARQSDEDATAKQVEADEMLARELQEQLYNEMPAFGVSEIDENLARALQQHALSGETNTVVTRSRSVANSQRRSQLQSSTNVSRRASLARASNSNRLVRLRSRFPGRARTLSSPRLRNSIFPPNVNVETRIQVLEALEAFNNMGVVGNFLQTRQDFNNNDYEMLLALDENNHQHSGASVNLINGLPESVVQNENVDEPCAICLENPTIGDTIRHLPCLHKFHKDCIDPWLQRRRLCPVCKSSIS; this comes from the exons ATGGATCAGCTGGATATTGACAATGTATTGGAAGTTCCAGACACCCCCAACAGACAATCTTCACAGAATAAGGACAGTGGTGTAGTGAAAAAGGAGAGAAATCTATCTGTAGAAACTCATTCACAACAGGGGAAATTTTCCAATGAACAGCCTAAGAACCAGCTAAACGCCCATGGCATTGGAACCAGGAGACTTTTAATTCGTCCTCCGAGAAGAATCAATGGTTCTGGACATTCTGGTGAATTGGACTGCCATGCAATGTCTTCAGCTTTTAGCGTACATGATTCACCTTCTTCAAGAAATGACCTTTTACTTGGAAGGAAGGATACAGGTCCCCCCAACCACAAGGGAAAACACTCTTTTTCTGTTCAATTTAGAAAAAGAGAGAACCAAATGTTGAATCCTGAATTATCTTCTTGCAAAGGTGGTTTGGTTGTAAATTCAACAGAACAAAGTAGGGTGGCTCTTGGACTGCCAGGAAGTAGCCGAGTCAATGAATTTAAAAAGGGAGCCTTATCAAGCGGTGAATTCTCTTACTTGAAAAATATGGATAATCCTTCAGTGTCCACAAACAAGGTtgacaaagaaaaacaaattgaTGTTCGAAGTAAAGTTGGTGTGCATGTTAACCATGGAGAGAGGAAGGAATCTGCTCATGATGCGCATCACAGTAGCATGAAGGATAGTTATGCACCTGTTATTACCCTGCCTAGGGTTGTTGGGAAGAAGAGATTGGTACGAAATGGATGTATATCTCCAAACAACATAGCGAAGGCAAAACAACCAGTTGTGAAGGATCACAATGGCCCTATAACTGTTGAACAGAATTATACCTGCAGTCCTCTGGCATCATCTGGCAGTTCAAAGAATCCAATTAATGTTAAAGATTTGGTGTCTGAAGACCATACCTCTTGCTCAACGAAGGGCTCTCGCTACGCGAAGGGCAAAGGGGTGATGGTCCAACCTTCTATTTTATCAGAACCAAATGCAGAAAGTGCAAATGCATCACACAG AAATATTATAGATATTGATGATGAAGTGAATGAAACCACTGGGACCAGTCAAGATACTCTCAGAAGCTTTGAAGAACCAGGTGGATGGAGGAGTACACGAAATCGAAGTCAGAACAGGTTGTTAAGAAGAGGAAACAAAAACAATTCCCAGAATCTTGGCCATTATCCTATGTCTGAGGATTTATCCTCCCGTAGGCATGCCTTTGCACAACCTTCCAGTCATATGGCAGTGCCTCTTGGGGAACAATCAGGTCATGTTGATGTTCATCATTCAGTAGTAAATTCTCttggtaaaagaaaaaaacatggATCTACCTCAATCAATCATGGTGAATGTTCTACATCAGCATTTAATGATTCAGACATCATGTTTGTTGGACCATCTAAGGATGTTAGAAGTTATAGATCAGACGTGAACCAAAACCATCGCAGAAGAGATACCTTAGTACCAACCATTGAAATTGATGGTAGCTCCCCTCAAGCAAGAAATCACGGTTCTCAAGGTTTAGCTCGCCAAAGTGATGAAGATGCTACAGCCAAACAGGTAGAAGCAGATGAAATGCTTGCACGGGAGCTTCAAGAGCAATTATACAATGAGATGCCTGCTTTTGGAGTTAGTGAG ATTGATGAAAATTTGGCAAGGGCTTTGCAGCAGCATGCTCTCTCTGGGGAAACGAACACAGTTGTTACT AGAAGTAGATCGGTTGCAAACTCACAAAGGCGATCCCAATTGCAATCTTCAACAAATGTTTCTCGTAGAGCGTCTTTAGCTCGAGCTTCTAATTCTAACAGATTAGTGAGATTGAGGAGTCGTTTTCCTGGACGAGCTCGTACTTTGTCATCACCAAGACTAAGGAATTCAATTTTTCCTCCTAATGTGAATGTGGAAACG AGAATTCAAGTTTTGGAAGCGCTAGAGGCTTTTAACAATATGGGAGTAGTTGGTAACTTTCTTCAAACTCGACAAGACTTCAACAA TAACGACTATGAAATGTTATTGGCACTTGATGAAAATAATCACCAACATTCGGGTGCATCAGTGAATCTGATTAATGGTTTGCCAGAGTCAGTTGTTCAG AATGAGAATGTCGACGAACCTTGTGCAATTTGTCTTGAAAATCCGACAATAGGAGACACTATCCGCCATCTCCCTTGCTTACACAAATTTCACAAAGAC TGCATTGACCCATGGCTGCAAAGAAGAAGATTGTGCCCGGTCTGCAAGTCATCCATATCTTGA